A region of Streptomyces sp. NBC_01750 DNA encodes the following proteins:
- a CDS encoding DUF6542 domain-containing protein: MEQHRTGHSQRRQRPQAPLTPQAPLSPQGALAEGAPAVYRVPARPVRSVPPVVLALRRLPNPRLTGLGGGLFGAATMFALGCLDWLLFDGSAVVFGLLFLPVSALTALWVREADLVTAPISVPIAFAVGVVPISGGPAGFGGQTMALVTALAVHAGWLYGGTLVAGLITCVRKVRMMGRRQRRARPGGGPVRRG; encoded by the coding sequence GTGGAGCAGCACAGGACAGGTCACTCTCAGCGCCGACAGCGCCCGCAGGCCCCTCTTACCCCGCAAGCCCCTCTCTCCCCTCAGGGCGCTCTCGCCGAGGGCGCCCCCGCCGTGTACCGGGTGCCGGCCAGGCCCGTACGGTCCGTGCCTCCCGTGGTGCTCGCGCTGCGCAGACTGCCCAATCCCCGGCTGACCGGCCTCGGCGGCGGGCTGTTCGGCGCCGCGACGATGTTCGCGCTCGGCTGTCTGGACTGGCTGCTCTTCGACGGCTCCGCCGTGGTGTTCGGGCTGCTGTTCCTGCCCGTCAGCGCGCTGACCGCGCTCTGGGTGCGGGAGGCCGACCTGGTCACCGCGCCGATCAGCGTGCCGATCGCCTTCGCGGTCGGGGTCGTGCCGATCTCCGGCGGGCCCGCGGGCTTCGGCGGGCAGACGATGGCCCTGGTCACCGCGCTCGCGGTGCACGCCGGCTGGCTCTACGGCGGCACGCTGGTCGCCGGGCTCATCACCTGCGTACGGAAGGTACGGATGATGGGACGCCGTCAGCGGCGCGCGCGGCCCGGCGGCGGCCCGGTCCGGCGCGGCTGA
- the xseA gene encoding exodeoxyribonuclease VII large subunit: MALNTSAEAPLPVGEVSRLIGGWIDRLGTVWVEGQITQLSRRPGAGVVFMTLRDPSYDISVGVTCFRQVFDAVADVVAEGARVVVLAKPEWYAPRGQLSLRALEIRPVGIGELLARLEQLKRTLGAEGLFAAERKKALPFLPHRVGLVCGRASAAERDVLENARRRWPAVRFEVRNVAVQGVHAVAQVVQAVKELDTLPDVDVIIVARGGGSVEDLLPFSDEQLVRAVFECRTPVVSAIGHEPDAPLLDLVADLRASTPTDAAKKVVPDVGEELDRVRQLRDRALRTVRGLLDREERGLAHALARPSMEHPHRMVDEREAEADALIARSRRVLGHLLDRADSELAHTRARVVSLSPAATLERGYAVLQRADGSVVRSPEEVAAGDELRARVSEGEFAVRVAE; this comes from the coding sequence ATGGCTCTCAACACGTCCGCGGAAGCGCCGCTGCCGGTCGGCGAGGTGTCACGGCTCATCGGAGGGTGGATCGACCGGCTCGGGACGGTCTGGGTGGAGGGACAGATCACCCAGCTGTCGCGGCGGCCGGGCGCCGGCGTCGTCTTCATGACGCTGCGCGACCCGTCGTACGACATCTCGGTGGGTGTCACATGCTTCCGGCAGGTCTTCGACGCGGTCGCGGATGTGGTGGCGGAGGGCGCGCGGGTCGTGGTGCTCGCCAAGCCGGAGTGGTACGCGCCACGGGGGCAGCTGTCGCTGCGGGCCCTGGAGATAAGGCCCGTGGGCATCGGTGAACTGCTCGCCCGGCTCGAGCAGTTGAAGCGGACGCTGGGCGCGGAGGGGCTGTTCGCCGCCGAGCGCAAGAAGGCACTGCCGTTCCTGCCGCACCGGGTGGGGCTGGTGTGCGGGCGGGCGTCCGCCGCCGAACGGGACGTCCTGGAGAACGCCCGGCGGCGGTGGCCCGCCGTCCGCTTCGAGGTGCGCAATGTCGCGGTGCAGGGCGTGCACGCGGTGGCCCAGGTCGTCCAGGCGGTCAAGGAGTTGGACACGCTCCCGGACGTGGACGTGATCATCGTGGCGCGCGGCGGCGGCAGCGTGGAGGATCTGCTGCCGTTCTCGGACGAGCAGCTGGTGCGTGCGGTGTTCGAGTGCCGTACGCCGGTGGTGTCGGCGATCGGGCACGAGCCGGACGCACCGCTGCTCGACCTGGTGGCGGATCTGCGGGCTTCGACGCCGACCGACGCGGCGAAGAAGGTCGTCCCTGACGTCGGCGAGGAGCTGGACCGGGTGCGGCAGCTGCGGGACCGTGCGCTGCGCACCGTCCGCGGGCTGCTGGACCGGGAGGAGCGGGGTCTGGCCCATGCGCTGGCCCGGCCGTCGATGGAGCACCCGCACCGGATGGTGGACGAGCGCGAGGCGGAGGCCGACGCACTGATCGCCCGCAGCCGGCGGGTGCTGGGGCATCTGCTGGACCGGGCGGACTCGGAGCTGGCGCACACCCGGGCGCGGGTGGTCTCGCTGTCGCCGGCGGCGACGCTGGAGCGGGGGTACGCGGTGCTGCAGCGGGCGGACGGATCGGTGGTCCGCTCGCCGGAGGAGGTCGCGGCGGGTGACGAGCTGCGGGCGCGGGTCTCGGAGGGCGAGTTCGCGGTGCGGGTCGCCGAGTGA
- a CDS encoding winged helix-turn-helix transcriptional regulator, with the protein MSKSIHPRECSIADALDLVGERWTLLAVRELSHGVRRFDQIVRNTGASRDILTARLRKLEAAGAVRREQYNAHPPRYEYHLTPAGQELGDVLLALMKWGDRHLNPEDPPVTWQHSCGETLDPVVICAHCGESARKGAHSPAGRGALTAD; encoded by the coding sequence ATGTCGAAGAGCATCCATCCCCGAGAGTGCTCCATTGCCGACGCCCTCGACCTGGTCGGCGAGCGCTGGACGCTGCTCGCCGTACGCGAACTCAGCCATGGCGTCCGCCGCTTCGACCAGATCGTCCGCAACACCGGGGCGTCCCGTGACATCCTCACGGCCCGGCTGCGCAAGCTGGAGGCGGCGGGCGCCGTCCGGCGCGAGCAGTACAACGCACACCCGCCGCGGTACGAGTACCACCTGACCCCCGCCGGCCAGGAGCTCGGCGACGTCCTCCTCGCGCTCATGAAGTGGGGCGACCGGCACCTCAACCCCGAGGATCCGCCGGTGACCTGGCAGCACTCGTGCGGCGAGACCCTCGATCCGGTGGTCATCTGCGCGCACTGCGGCGAGTCGGCACGAAAGGGCGCGCACTCCCCGGCCGGCCGCGGAGCCCTCACCGCCGACTGA
- a CDS encoding 4-hydroxy-3-methylbut-2-enyl diphosphate reductase, whose translation MGGMTATTPARRVLLAAPRGYCAGVDRAVIAVEKALEQYGSPIYVRHEIVHNKYVVQTLEKKGAIFVDETAEVPEGSIVMFSAHGVAPVVHEEAAERKLATIDATCPLVTKVHKEAVRFADEDYDILLIGHDGHEEVIGTSGEAPEHITLVDGPEDVANVSVRDESKVVWLSQTTLSVDETMETVDALKTKFPQLISPPSDDICYATQNRQIAVKQMGAEADLVIVVGSKNSSNSVRLVEVALGAGARDAHLVDFASEIEEAWLDGVSTVGVTSGASVPEVLVEGVLEWLSQRGFEDVEIVKAAEESITFSLPKELRRDLRAEAAELSGK comes from the coding sequence ATGGGGGGCATGACTGCTACGACTCCTGCCCGACGCGTCCTGCTCGCCGCTCCCCGTGGCTACTGCGCGGGCGTGGACCGTGCCGTGATCGCCGTGGAGAAGGCCCTGGAGCAGTACGGGTCGCCGATCTACGTCCGCCACGAGATCGTCCACAACAAGTACGTCGTACAGACCCTGGAGAAGAAGGGCGCGATCTTCGTCGACGAGACGGCGGAGGTCCCCGAGGGATCGATCGTCATGTTCTCGGCGCACGGCGTGGCCCCGGTCGTCCACGAGGAGGCCGCCGAGCGCAAGCTCGCGACCATCGACGCGACCTGCCCGCTGGTGACCAAGGTCCACAAGGAAGCCGTCCGGTTCGCCGACGAGGACTACGACATCCTGCTGATCGGCCACGACGGTCACGAGGAAGTCATCGGTACGTCCGGCGAGGCCCCCGAACACATCACGCTCGTGGACGGCCCCGAGGACGTCGCGAACGTCTCCGTACGGGACGAGTCGAAGGTCGTCTGGCTCTCCCAGACCACGCTCTCGGTCGACGAGACGATGGAGACGGTAGACGCGCTCAAGACGAAGTTCCCGCAGCTGATCTCCCCGCCGAGCGACGACATCTGCTACGCCACGCAGAACCGCCAGATCGCGGTCAAGCAGATGGGCGCCGAGGCGGACCTGGTCATCGTCGTCGGCTCCAAGAACTCCTCGAACTCCGTCCGGCTGGTCGAGGTGGCCCTGGGCGCGGGTGCGCGCGACGCCCATCTGGTGGACTTCGCCTCGGAGATCGAAGAGGCCTGGCTGGACGGCGTCTCGACGGTCGGCGTCACCTCCGGTGCTTCGGTGCCCGAGGTCCTGGTCGAGGGAGTACTGGAGTGGCTGTCGCAGCGCGGTTTCGAGGATGTCGAGATCGTCAAGGCGGCCGAGGAGTCCATCACCTTCTCGCTGCCGAAGGAGCTCCGCCGCGATCTGCGCGCGGAGGCGGCAGAGCTGTCGGGAAAGTAG
- the ppgK gene encoding polyphosphate--glucose phosphotransferase, whose product MNVFGVDIGGSGIKGAPVDLERGDLAQERHKVLTPHPSTPEAVADGVAEVVGNFGWSGPVGITFPGVVTSGVTRTAANVDKGWVDVDASKLLGERLGGLPVTILNDADAAGVAEMTFGAGRGRKGTVILLTFGTGIGSAVFIDGRLVPNTELGHLELHGHEAEKHASTKVKEDAGLSWQHWAHRVQKYLAHVEMLFSPELYIIGGGVSRKADKFVPLIEGIRAEIVPAELQNNAGIVGAAMAAADR is encoded by the coding sequence ATGAACGTGTTCGGAGTGGACATCGGCGGTTCCGGCATCAAGGGCGCACCCGTGGACCTTGAGCGCGGAGACCTGGCGCAGGAGCGCCACAAAGTCCTGACCCCACACCCGTCTACGCCCGAGGCCGTGGCGGACGGCGTAGCCGAGGTGGTCGGGAATTTCGGCTGGTCTGGCCCGGTGGGCATCACCTTCCCCGGCGTCGTCACGAGCGGCGTCACCCGTACCGCCGCCAATGTGGACAAGGGCTGGGTCGACGTGGACGCGTCGAAGCTGCTCGGCGAGCGCCTCGGTGGCCTGCCGGTGACGATCCTGAACGACGCGGACGCGGCGGGCGTCGCGGAGATGACGTTCGGGGCGGGCCGCGGCCGCAAGGGCACGGTGATACTGCTGACCTTCGGTACGGGCATCGGCAGCGCGGTCTTCATCGACGGCCGGCTGGTCCCGAACACCGAACTGGGCCACCTCGAGCTGCACGGCCACGAGGCCGAGAAGCACGCCTCCACGAAGGTCAAGGAGGACGCGGGCCTGAGCTGGCAGCACTGGGCGCACCGGGTGCAGAAGTATCTCGCCCATGTGGAGATGCTGTTCTCGCCGGAGCTGTACATCATCGGCGGCGGCGTGAGCCGTAAGGCGGACAAGTTCGTGCCGCTGATCGAGGGCATCAGGGCGGAGATCGTCCCGGCGGAACTGCAGAACAACGCGGGGATCGTGGGCGCGGCGATGGCGGCGGCGGACAGGTAG
- a CDS encoding putative quinol monooxygenase: protein MNIGLLARIESKPEYADKVEALLRKALQLAREEEHTVTWFAFRESATVFGVFDTFENEEGRTGHLQGRIAAALMEAAETMLSSAPDIRPVDLLAVKLP, encoded by the coding sequence ATGAACATCGGACTGCTGGCCAGGATCGAATCCAAGCCGGAATACGCCGACAAGGTCGAGGCCCTGTTGCGCAAGGCGCTGCAGCTCGCCCGCGAGGAGGAGCACACCGTCACCTGGTTCGCGTTCCGGGAGAGCGCCACGGTCTTCGGTGTCTTCGACACATTCGAGAACGAGGAGGGCCGGACCGGTCATCTCCAGGGCCGGATCGCCGCGGCACTGATGGAGGCGGCGGAGACAATGCTGAGCTCGGCCCCGGACATCCGCCCGGTGGACCTGCTGGCGGTCAAGCTCCCCTGA
- a CDS encoding APC family permease: MAAAGESGTGGGTDGELRRTLGFRDLVVYGLLFIAPMAPVGVFGTLDAKSHGAVALVYVVATIAMAFTAFSYAQMVRVAPQAGSVYTYARKGLGDAPGFIAGWMAMLDYLLIPAVAYLFSGIAMEALIPEVDRWIWTGIAVVLTTLLNLWGVRAAARVGFAVLAMEIVVLLVFMVSAVVVLGQDGAQRGWLSPLTGDAGFSLTAVFSAVSVAVLSYLGFDAIASFAEEVTGGSRKVARAVLFCLALAGVLFVTQTYLVALLEPLSSAELAAEPDRQGPAFYDAVDASVGGWLHDLVAVSKAIGAAFAALAGQAAAGRLLFAMARDRRLPRALARTDSGVPRLALLLAAAVTMVAALWAARRADGLDHLVSVVDIGALTAFTLLHASVVGWFVVKRSEGTPDWLRHLVMPTLGAAVTIAVIEEAAGTAQVVGVLWLGVGLIVLVVQWERHGSSA, from the coding sequence ATGGCGGCAGCTGGAGAGTCCGGGACGGGGGGCGGCACCGACGGTGAGCTTCGGCGGACGCTCGGATTCCGGGATCTCGTCGTCTACGGTCTGCTCTTCATCGCGCCCATGGCGCCGGTAGGTGTGTTCGGAACGCTCGACGCGAAGTCGCACGGGGCCGTGGCGCTCGTCTATGTCGTCGCGACGATCGCCATGGCGTTCACCGCCTTCAGTTACGCGCAGATGGTGCGGGTCGCGCCGCAGGCGGGCTCGGTCTACACGTACGCGCGCAAGGGGCTGGGCGACGCGCCGGGGTTCATCGCCGGGTGGATGGCGATGCTCGACTATCTGCTGATCCCGGCCGTCGCCTATCTCTTCTCCGGGATCGCGATGGAGGCGCTGATTCCGGAAGTGGACCGGTGGATCTGGACCGGGATCGCCGTGGTGCTCACCACGCTGCTCAATCTGTGGGGCGTACGGGCGGCGGCCCGGGTCGGCTTCGCGGTGCTGGCGATGGAGATCGTGGTGCTGCTGGTGTTCATGGTGTCGGCCGTCGTGGTGCTCGGGCAGGACGGGGCGCAGCGCGGCTGGCTGTCGCCGCTGACCGGTGACGCGGGCTTCTCGTTGACGGCGGTGTTCAGCGCGGTGTCGGTGGCGGTGCTGTCGTATCTCGGCTTCGACGCGATCGCCTCGTTCGCGGAGGAGGTCACGGGCGGCTCGCGGAAGGTGGCCAGGGCGGTGCTCTTCTGTCTGGCGCTGGCAGGTGTGCTGTTCGTGACGCAGACGTATCTGGTGGCGCTGCTCGAGCCGCTGTCGTCGGCGGAGCTGGCGGCCGAACCGGACAGGCAGGGGCCGGCCTTCTACGACGCGGTGGACGCTTCCGTCGGGGGCTGGCTGCACGACCTGGTCGCGGTGAGCAAGGCGATCGGGGCGGCGTTCGCGGCGCTGGCCGGGCAGGCGGCGGCGGGCCGGCTGCTCTTCGCGATGGCGCGGGACCGTCGGCTGCCGCGCGCGCTCGCCCGTACGGATTCGGGTGTGCCACGGCTTGCGCTGCTGCTGGCCGCGGCCGTGACGATGGTGGCCGCGCTGTGGGCGGCGCGGCGTGCCGACGGTCTGGATCATCTGGTGTCGGTGGTCGACATCGGCGCCTTGACCGCCTTCACGCTGCTGCACGCTTCGGTGGTCGGCTGGTTCGTGGTGAAGCGGAGCGAGGGCACCCCCGACTGGCTGCGGCATCTGGTGATGCCGACGCTGGGCGCGGCGGTGACGATCGCCGTGATCGAGGAGGCGGCCGGGACGGCGCAGGTGGTGGGTGTGCTGTGGCTGGGGGTGGGGCTGATCGTGCTCGTGGTGCAGTGGGAGCGGCACGGTTCGTCGGCGTAG
- a CDS encoding cupin domain-containing protein, whose protein sequence is MSYPDPKYLDGKGEITAEFRPADTPANLQSASGSRTHYLATTRSTGGEFGLYRMDMAPKAGGPKTHFHKSISESFFIIEGTVRLYNGDSWIDGTAGDFLYVPQGGLHAFRNDSDALASMLLLFTPGAPREEYFEKVAEVATEWSPQDRTEFFVKHDTYWTD, encoded by the coding sequence ATGTCGTATCCGGACCCGAAATACCTGGACGGCAAGGGCGAGATCACCGCGGAGTTCCGGCCGGCGGACACGCCCGCGAATCTGCAGTCGGCGAGCGGGAGCCGTACGCACTATCTGGCCACGACCCGGTCGACCGGCGGGGAGTTCGGGCTCTACCGGATGGACATGGCCCCGAAGGCCGGCGGCCCGAAGACGCACTTCCACAAGTCGATCTCGGAGTCGTTCTTCATCATCGAGGGGACGGTCCGGCTCTACAACGGTGACAGCTGGATCGACGGAACGGCGGGCGACTTCCTCTACGTTCCGCAGGGCGGGCTGCACGCCTTCCGCAACGACTCGGACGCGCTCGCGTCGATGCTGCTGCTGTTCACGCCGGGCGCGCCGCGCGAGGAGTACTTCGAGAAGGTCGCCGAGGTCGCCACCGAGTGGTCGCCACAGGACCGGACGGAGTTCTTCGTCAAGCACGACACCTACTGGACGGACTGA
- a CDS encoding DUF4326 domain-containing protein has product MKRTTVVNLKGRRDDPDYADVVYVGRAMHRGGWHLDGSPLASPFRPGPDGTRQEVVDKYRIHLLSRPDLLALLPALRGRRLGCWCAPERCHAEVIAELADEAR; this is encoded by the coding sequence ATGAAGCGGACAACCGTCGTCAATCTCAAGGGCCGTCGCGACGACCCCGACTATGCGGACGTCGTATACGTCGGCCGCGCCATGCACCGCGGCGGCTGGCACCTCGACGGCTCCCCCCTGGCGAGCCCCTTCCGCCCCGGCCCCGACGGCACCCGCCAGGAGGTCGTCGACAAGTACCGCATCCACCTGCTGTCCCGCCCGGACCTCCTGGCGCTGCTCCCCGCCCTGCGCGGCCGCAGACTCGGCTGCTGGTGCGCACCGGAGCGCTGCCACGCCGAGGTCATCGCGGAACTGGCGGACGAGGCCCGCTGA
- a CDS encoding PaaI family thioesterase yields the protein MTELTSPPSAGATTALRSRTHTWARPTSYADAGSHSGLEVLLRSLEGDYPQAPICGTLGFRLVEADEGRAVFEGEPGEHLLNPMGSVHGGFLATLLDSALGSAVMTTLPPGRAYTTIQLGVNLVRPVFADTQTLRCEGTVIHAGRTTATAEARVVGATDGKLYAHATTTCAVFTWRDTA from the coding sequence ATGACCGAGCTCACCAGCCCGCCGTCCGCAGGCGCCACCACCGCGCTCCGCTCTCGCACCCACACCTGGGCCCGCCCGACAAGCTACGCCGACGCCGGCAGCCACTCCGGCCTCGAAGTGCTCCTCCGCAGCCTCGAAGGCGACTACCCGCAAGCGCCGATCTGCGGGACTCTCGGATTCCGCCTCGTGGAGGCCGACGAGGGCCGCGCCGTCTTCGAGGGCGAGCCCGGGGAGCACCTGCTCAACCCGATGGGAAGCGTCCACGGAGGGTTTCTGGCCACACTGCTGGACTCGGCTCTCGGCAGCGCGGTCATGACGACGCTGCCGCCCGGCCGCGCGTACACCACCATCCAGCTCGGGGTGAATCTCGTTCGCCCGGTGTTCGCCGACACGCAGACCCTGCGCTGTGAAGGCACCGTCATCCACGCCGGCCGTACGACGGCGACCGCCGAGGCACGGGTGGTCGGCGCCACCGACGGCAAGCTGTACGCGCACGCCACCACGACCTGCGCCGTCTTCACCTGGCGGGACACGGCCTGA
- a CDS encoding thiolase family protein, with protein MRDAVIVEAVRTPIGKGKPGGALHDERPVDLLARTLASLVERAGIDPVLVDDVIGGCVTQVGDQSLNITRHAVLAAGFPESVPGMTVDRQCGSSQQAAHIAAQGVISGAYDIAIACGVESMSRVPMGSNVLPGSDPFGLRLGERYPQGLVGQGISAELIAARWKISREELDAFALESHRRAAGAWERGEFDREVAWTGQRDENVRPGTSAEALAGLRAAYYDPAVEERFPEIGWRVTAGNSSPVNDGAAALLIMGADVAERLGLRPRARFHSFAVAGDDPLLMLTAIMPATEKVLARAGLTTDDIDLYEVNEAFASVVLAWQRETGVEADRLNVRGGAISIGHPLGGSGARIMTTLLHNLEDRGGRYGLQTMCEAGGLANATIIERL; from the coding sequence GTGCGGGATGCGGTGATCGTCGAGGCGGTTCGTACACCGATCGGCAAGGGCAAGCCAGGAGGGGCGCTGCACGACGAGCGCCCCGTGGACCTGCTGGCCCGCACACTCGCGTCGCTGGTCGAGCGGGCCGGAATCGATCCGGTGCTCGTCGACGACGTCATCGGCGGCTGCGTGACCCAGGTCGGGGACCAGTCGCTCAACATCACCCGCCACGCGGTGCTGGCCGCCGGCTTCCCCGAGAGCGTGCCGGGCATGACCGTGGACCGGCAGTGCGGCTCGTCCCAGCAGGCCGCGCATATCGCGGCGCAGGGTGTGATCAGCGGGGCCTACGACATCGCGATCGCCTGCGGTGTCGAGTCGATGTCACGGGTGCCGATGGGGTCCAATGTGCTGCCTGGCAGCGACCCGTTCGGGCTGCGGCTCGGCGAGCGGTATCCGCAGGGGCTGGTCGGCCAGGGGATCAGCGCGGAGCTGATCGCGGCGCGCTGGAAGATCTCGCGGGAGGAGCTGGACGCCTTCGCGCTGGAGTCGCACCGGCGTGCCGCGGGTGCCTGGGAGCGCGGGGAGTTCGACCGGGAGGTCGCCTGGACCGGGCAGCGCGACGAGAACGTACGGCCGGGCACGTCGGCAGAGGCGCTCGCGGGGCTCAGGGCCGCGTACTACGACCCGGCCGTGGAAGAGCGGTTCCCGGAGATCGGCTGGCGCGTCACCGCGGGCAACAGCTCGCCGGTCAACGACGGTGCGGCGGCACTGCTGATCATGGGTGCCGATGTCGCGGAGCGGCTCGGGCTGCGGCCACGCGCGCGGTTCCACTCGTTCGCCGTTGCCGGGGACGATCCGCTGCTGATGCTCACGGCGATCATGCCGGCCACCGAGAAGGTACTGGCCAGGGCCGGCCTGACCACGGACGACATCGATCTCTACGAGGTGAACGAGGCGTTCGCGTCGGTGGTGCTCGCCTGGCAGCGGGAGACCGGCGTCGAGGCAGACAGGCTCAATGTGCGCGGCGGAGCGATCTCCATCGGGCATCCGCTGGGCGGCAGCGGGGCGCGCATCATGACGACCCTGCTGCACAACCTGGAAGACCGCGGCGGGCGGTACGGGCTGCAGACGATGTGCGAGGCGGGAGGGCTGGCCAACGCCACGATCATCGAGCGTCTCTGA
- the ychF gene encoding redox-regulated ATPase YchF, translating into MSLTIGIVGLPNVGKSTLFNALTKNDVLAANYPFATIEPNVGVVGVPDTRLAKLAEIFGSQRILPATVDFVDIAGIVRGASEGEGLGNKFLANIRESDAICQVIRAFKDENVVHVDGKVSPKDDIETINTELILADLQSVEKALPRLTKESRLQKEKVAVLAAVEEAQKLLEAGTTLFAAGITAGTEKGRLLHELHLLTSKPFLYVFNVDEDELVDEDFKNEQRALVAPAEAIFLNAKIESELIELDDDEALELLQSMGQEEPGLAVLGRVGFDTLGLQTYLTAGPKETRAWTIKKGATAPEAAGVIHTDFQKGFIKAEVISFGDLVETGSVAEARAKGKARMEGKDYVMQDGDVVEFRFNV; encoded by the coding sequence GTGTCGCTCACGATCGGAATCGTCGGTCTGCCGAATGTCGGCAAATCGACCCTGTTCAACGCCCTGACCAAGAACGACGTGCTGGCGGCCAACTACCCGTTCGCCACGATCGAGCCGAACGTCGGCGTCGTCGGTGTCCCCGACACCCGCCTCGCCAAGCTGGCCGAGATTTTCGGCTCGCAGCGGATCCTCCCGGCCACGGTCGACTTCGTCGACATCGCCGGCATCGTGCGCGGTGCGAGTGAGGGCGAGGGCCTGGGCAACAAGTTCCTGGCGAACATCCGTGAGTCCGACGCGATCTGCCAGGTCATCCGCGCCTTCAAGGACGAGAACGTCGTGCACGTCGACGGCAAGGTCTCGCCGAAGGACGACATCGAGACGATCAACACCGAGCTGATCCTCGCCGACCTGCAGTCCGTCGAGAAGGCGCTGCCGCGTCTGACGAAGGAGTCCCGCCTCCAGAAGGAGAAGGTCGCGGTCCTGGCGGCGGTCGAGGAGGCGCAGAAGCTCCTCGAGGCGGGCACGACGCTCTTCGCCGCGGGCATCACGGCGGGCACGGAGAAGGGCCGCCTCCTGCACGAGCTGCACCTCCTCACCAGCAAGCCGTTCCTCTACGTCTTCAACGTGGACGAGGACGAGCTGGTCGACGAGGACTTCAAGAACGAGCAGCGCGCGCTGGTCGCCCCGGCCGAAGCGATCTTCCTCAACGCCAAGATCGAGTCCGAGCTGATCGAGCTCGACGACGACGAGGCGCTGGAGCTCCTCCAGTCGATGGGGCAGGAGGAGCCGGGTCTGGCGGTGCTGGGCCGCGTCGGCTTCGACACGCTCGGTCTGCAGACGTATCTGACGGCGGGGCCCAAGGAGACCCGCGCCTGGACGATCAAGAAGGGCGCGACGGCTCCCGAGGCGGCCGGCGTGATCCACACCGACTTCCAGAAGGGCTTCATCAAGGCCGAGGTCATCTCGTTCGGGGACCTGGTCGAGACGGGCTCGGTGGCGGAGGCCCGCGCGAAGGGCAAAGCGCGTATGGAGGGCAAGGACTACGTGATGCAGGACGGCGACGTGGTGGAGTTCCGCTTCAACGTGTGA
- a CDS encoding GlxA family transcriptional regulator: MDVAVLAYDGVFDSGLSAILDVLEGANAMRDELPQPPPAWRVRTIGFRRRVRTGAGHLVTTEPAAGAERADLLIVPALAERRPDALLAHVSGPASAAVRGLVAEARGVGTPVASACTGTFLLAEAGVLDGRRATTSWWLAPVFRKRYPAVTVDETRMVTASDGVTTAGAAFGHVDLALAVVRMSSPALADLVARYLVVDERPSQSAYTIPSALAQSDPVVAAFERWARLHLEEPISVSAAARAVGVSERTLQRTVRRVLGTSPVRFVQDLRVEQASHLLRTTDMSLDSIARKVGYEHANTLRVLLRERTGSTAGVLRNR; encoded by the coding sequence ATGGATGTGGCAGTGCTGGCGTACGACGGCGTCTTCGACTCAGGGCTCTCGGCGATCCTCGATGTACTCGAAGGGGCCAACGCGATGCGGGACGAGCTTCCGCAGCCGCCGCCCGCCTGGCGGGTGCGGACCATCGGCTTCCGCCGCCGGGTCCGCACCGGTGCGGGCCACCTCGTCACCACCGAGCCGGCGGCCGGGGCCGAGCGTGCGGATCTGCTGATCGTGCCTGCCCTCGCCGAGCGGCGGCCCGACGCGCTTCTCGCTCATGTCTCGGGACCCGCCTCGGCAGCGGTACGGGGCCTCGTGGCCGAGGCGCGCGGGGTCGGCACACCCGTCGCCTCGGCCTGTACGGGCACTTTTCTGCTGGCCGAGGCGGGGGTGCTCGACGGGCGGAGGGCGACCACCAGTTGGTGGCTGGCGCCGGTCTTCCGCAAGCGCTATCCGGCGGTCACCGTCGACGAGACCCGGATGGTCACCGCGTCGGACGGCGTGACGACGGCGGGCGCGGCCTTCGGGCACGTCGACCTCGCGCTGGCGGTCGTCCGGATGAGCAGCCCGGCCCTGGCCGATCTTGTCGCCCGCTATCTGGTCGTCGACGAGCGGCCGTCCCAGTCGGCGTACACCATCCCGAGCGCGCTCGCCCAGAGCGATCCGGTCGTCGCCGCCTTCGAGCGCTGGGCCAGGCTTCATCTCGAGGAGCCGATCAGCGTCAGCGCGGCGGCGCGTGCGGTGGGGGTGAGCGAACGCACGCTTCAGCGGACCGTACGCCGCGTACTCGGCACGTCCCCCGTGCGCTTCGTCCAGGACCTGCGGGTCGAACAGGCCTCGCACCTGCTGCGGACGACGGACATGTCCCTGGACTCCATTGCCCGCAAGGTCGGCTACGAGCACGCGAACACCCTGCGGGTCCTGCTGCGTGAGCGGACGGGCAGTACGGCGGGGGTCCTGCGCAACCGTTGA